AATGGGCTTTTCACAGCTGAAGCTCTGTTAACATCTGTAGATGTGTGGTGGACGTATCTCATCCGGTGCTTCTTGAAACCACCTAGGACTTTTACTTTCTCTTGTTCAGAAAGGAAATTGTTAAAACCTTTTCAGATGTTTTTGCCCAAGTTATGTAGTATAATTTAATATGGTTATATTTTACTAAATTCTTTTGTTGATCTCCtggtatctttttctttttcctttctctaGCACCATAAAACAAGAGGTGGAATATTCAATCGCAGTGCCAGAGTATTATATTTTATTTCTGTGCTTTGGTAAATCATACTCGTTTATTAGAGATTAATTGGTTTGACCATGAATTTTGTCTGAAGTGCCCGAAGATACATCAAAAGATATTATTTGATGCCTCCAATATATCATGCTTTCAGGACAACCATGAGGCAATACATTTGTCGTTCTACTTTAGGTCTAAGAGGTTTGCGAATATAATTTTGGAGTCTTCGGCTTTGGTAGACAATTTGTCCTCGTGCGATGAATATTAGGAGAGTGTAGTAGCTGTCCTTTGCCTGAGTTTGATGTTGATGGAATTAGTTTTCCACAATATCTTGGTTGCTAATTTGTGCTCTGCTGAACTTATGCATAGCCAAGATTTTGTTTGCCCCATTATCAATTTCAGTTTTGTTGGTCGTTTGCCCCATTATCAGTTTCAGTTTTGTTGGTCGTTTGCTTTGGTTGAGGATTATAGATGGTACTTGTAGCAAAGAAAATGGTCGCACAATTTAACTGTGATGAAGGCTGCTAAAGTCACTTCAATTCGGATGAGAACCAATTCTGCTGTGTTGGTTATTTGTTTTATTCCTTTTTTCTTTCTCCGTATACCAGACATATTGTAGAGTTTGGTGAGGATGGGAATGGTTTTGTCTGCATTATGATGTTTTTTTGAATAATTTGTTCATTTTAAACGAAAGATTGACTGCTTTGATGAATTGATCTGCAGACTTATTATGCATCAACAAATCatgatatttttgtgtttttccttTTCCCACGTAGGTTCTTATGTGACTCATGAGACGAACCACTTTGTATACTTCTATTTGGATTCAAAAGCAGTACTTCTATTCAAATCTGGTTGAACTCACTGGTGACGTTGATAGAGAAATGGGTGACGACGACGACAATCATGTTATAGTCTGCCCATGTATGTATCATTTGAAAATTCCCAGCTACAAAGATCTAGGGGGAAATTCATGTACCTGTATAATCTGCTTACTTTCTCAGACATTTCTGGCTAACTTGAGTGAATATATGACTTTAACGAGTGATATGAAAGACGTCCTTATcacaaaaaagaaaacaaaaaaagtgCTATGAGAGGTGTTGGGTTGAAATTAAGCCCGGAAGATTTCTACGTTTCTCAATTTGGGTAGCATATTTTTTGAGAATCATTGTAGTTATCTAAAATTTGTTGAAAAAACTTGTTATTAAATTTGATTTTATATGTTAAATTCAAGGAATACTAACTCGAAGCAAGATCAAATATTTGAGCAAAATACATGGACTTATTAATTAACTCCAATTTCATATAGTAACTGTATAAAATGAACTAGCTAATTGGCTCACGCTTACTTGAATGTTACTTCATTTAAAGCTCAAAGACTGATTGTGATCTGTGAACTGGAATAAATACAAGACCAATGACACTGCAAAATATATTTACCAAAACAGATAGCAAACATAAATAATCAGAGGCTGATTTAGGATTTTTAAAACATGGGTGTATCATTAAAGAAAGGACAAAAAAAGTACTCATTAAGTAAATTAATTCATGTTCTTTTTGAGTAAATAACTCATTATTTAATCAAGTACATCATTCAGCCTTGTGAAGCATGAGTGTCAGATAATTAAATTAattctaaaaatatatatacataaaatacctATTTTGGCGGAAACACCATGGGTTCACATGCCCGCCACTATCAACATTGACTCTCCTATCACTTAGAGGCCAGGAAAGTAAATAAGGTTAGTTATTTTACCACTCTTTGATATAGTAAAAAATGTTTTAAAATGCCTCCTTtcctagaaaaaaaaaatagaaaaggagaGCAGATTTCGAATATCATTGTAAAATTCAGAATTTAATAGAAAATGTACTAATTTTTAGAATTTTTTCCCATATCTTTACAATCCATATATACGGGTTTGCCCGTACAAATATGTGAAGGTCTGACGCATGGAGGTTCGAGTCAAAGGCAGATTTACGACGAGCTGTATGTCCAATTGAACTCATTGCTTTAACTGTATACATAAACAAAAGATATATAAAATGTATACATTACAAGATCACACTCTCATTTTGAATTTACTAAATACTGAATTTCTTTATGTTCGAATCCTTTTCCAATCCAGGCATAATATTAAAGATGCTCATTGATTGCCATTTAACGCCATCAGTTTATAGCAAAGGAAAACCAAAACCATGGGCTGATAATGGAAACTATTTGTTAAGCATTCAATTTTCATACTACTAGAAATCCAAGGGGGAAAAGAACAGGATACAatagtcaaaataaattgtaaatGGTAGTCCGGTGCACAAAATATCCCGTATTCACGTAGAGTACGGAGAAAGACGGCATACCTTTACCAAAAGGTATGATGTAGACAGTGCTTCtgcggcttgaacccgtgacctatagttAAAACAAAATGTGCCAAGAATAAATTTTGGTATTGTTGAAAAGAAAATCTCAGCACATAGATGTCGAAGAAGAAGCTTGAGGTTTAATGAAGGCTAATGAATGGTTATCTTTTGGTTTTACCTTTGTAGTTTCTTCTTCATCCTTAAAAATCTGGTTGCAcctgttagtcccgccaatattgctgtatttataaataataattctgcaaaatataagttaacgtaatgaaaaagtaattaattcgagcccactgaattcacagtgtttccttaaggaatttaatcccctcctagtacccaaggtaatggattatttcctcccaggatagaacgaattacacactggtgtagcggtacttcaaaccccagtatttcagcgaacacaaagttcggtagcaaaccacacttacagttgctttgtttgaagttaaaacaatgcagaacgaaggagtagaaactcagaaaatcgtatggaaatgctgagaggaaggagtgcaatgtatagccaaatctgttgagcgatttcagtcttgtgtattgtgtgttgtgttgttgagtgtctttcttcaacatctgctgcacatatatatagcagccagtgttgaagaagaccaaacgtccaccctccatggtggagccagcacattcatgtttgtggagcaagcacattcatgtttgtggagcaagcacattcatggtgggaagagcattaggcggctgccaaatggtcaatacacggattgaaaaatatccgttacaaatgcggataatcttacgttaatatttactattaacaaataaatttggtccaaaaaattaattaatcaatcaatcaatccatcatttgaccaaatccaaatccaaatccaaatccaaatccgaatccgaatccgaagtcgaagccgtagccgtagccgaagccgagccgagcgagcgacgacgatgacgacgcgagacttgctttcttcctaactctttaagagctacaagaagagcaattatatatatacccaccaaaaatctcttcctcttccaatatgggacaatgtctcattgtcaagagggggaaacttaaaattttactcaaaaattttattttccctccattttccattcaccctcattttaagactatttcatcttaaaaattaaaacctcaacaatcccccacatgaatggggaattgCTATATCACgaaagtatgcatgaaaaaactgtgtgatttacaagcaaggattaatcgcatttggataagtaggtttccctttgaactttccgtagtaaacttatgtcggatatactcggtcaatcggtagatttgatatctttgaaccgtcaatctttggtgtatacctagacaaccataagtcacacaatcaacccttaatcgtctttggttctcattgttgtgttcgtttcagacATGAACACCgtctggtttcataagtgcgtagagaactggccttacaaagttctccttgaagcggctaacacttcacacttacataggtgattcctaaacgtgtcatcctgtagatacactatttgatataccccgtatcaaatttagaaccgtgcttaacaagaagtccagtagagactaaattctttctcatttcgggaacatgaaggacattgttcaaagtcatgaccttgccagaagtcatttttagaaatatcttcccatatccttcaacttttgctgttgaagcatttcccatataaactgtctctccgggtccagcaggagcataagtagcaaaagcttctctaactgcacaaacatggcgagtggctcctgaatcaaaccaccacagtttaggatttcccaccaagttacattcagaaagcatggcacacaagttatcaacatcatcatagtttactaccatgtttgcttgaccccttttcttgtctttcttcggagcacgacactccgtagatttgtgtccgattttcccacagttgtagcagtttctactgaaccgcttcttgcttgggttatatttcggaccagaagccttcttcctctttttgttatcttcaacaatatttgctcccattattgttgaatttccacggtctctcctttcagcagctttattgtcctcttcgattctcaaccgaacaatgagatcttcaagggacatttcctttcgtttgtgtttcaaataatttttgaaggccttccacaacggaggcaacttctcaatcattgctgctacttggaatgcttcgttgatgacaagaccttcagcaagtagatcatgaataatcacttgcaattcctggacttgggtaataacagacttgctatctaccaagttcggtagcaaatcacacttactgttgctttgtttgaagttaaaacaatgcagaacgaaggagtagaaactcagaaaatcgtatggaaatgctgagaggaaggagtgcaatgtatagccaaatctgttgacaGCTGCTgaacatatatatagcagccagtgttgaagaagaccaaacgtccaccctcaatacacggattggaaaatatctgttacaaatacggataatcttacgttaatatttactattaacaaataaatttggtccaaaaaattaatcaatcaatcgattatttgaccaaatccaaatccaaatccgaatctgaaGCCGAAGTCGAAGCCGAatccaaatctgaagccgaagctgaagccgtagccgaagccgaagccgagccgagccgagcgagcgacgacgacgacggcgcgaggcttgctttcttcttaactctttaagagctacaagaagagcaattatatatatacccaccaaaaatctcttcttccaccaatatgggacaatgtctctttGTAAAGAGGGGgagacttaaaattttactcaaaaatttcattttccctccatttcccattcaccctcattttaagactatttcatcttaaaaattaaaaactcaacaatcccccacatgaatggggaatggctatatcacggaagtatgcatgaaaaaactgtgtgatttacaagcaaggattaatcgcatctggataagtaggtttccctttgaactttccgtagtaaacttatgtcggatatactcggtcaatcggtagatttgatatctttgaaccgtcgatctttggtgtatacctagacaaccataagtcacacaatcaacccttaaccgtctttggttctcattgttgtgttcgtttcagccatgaacaccgcctggtttcataagtgcgtagagaactggccttacaaagttctccttgaagcggctaacacttcacacttacataggtgattcctaaacgtgtcatcctgtagatacactatttgatataccccgtatcaaatttagaaatcattaaaaagccttaatgctttatccttggtactgaacattgtctcatcacgagaacggactaaaattttatttgacaatgttgaaccgtcattaatgactttgtttgatctccttgaacctagatcttgggatctccagtcttctaggtagagttaccgccacaatgacttgttctcggccatagccccattccccttgatgatttctcaactacctctctagttaggccttttgtaagtggatctgacacattatcacttgactttacatagtcaatcgtgataattcctatagagagtaattgcctaacggttttatgtcttcgtcgtatatgacgagatttaccgttatacataacgctcccagcccttccaattgccgcttgactatcacaatgtatgcatattggtgccaacggtttgggccaaaatgaaatgtcttccaagaaattccggagccattcagcttcttcaccggctttatctaaggctatgaattcagcctccattgtagagcgggcaatacatgtttgtttggacgacttccaagataccgctcctccaccaatagtgaatacatatccactcgtggacttagaatcagttgaaccggtgatccaatttgcatcacagtatccctcaatcaccgcagggaaattactgtagtgcaattcaaagttctgggtatgttctaaatatcccaaaactcgtttcattgccatccaatgagattggcctggattgctcgtatatcgactcagtttacttatagcacaagctatatctggtcgtgtacaattcatgatatacattaagcatcccaacacacgagcataatccaattgtgatatgctttggcctttattctttgctaatgcaagattcacgtcaattggagtctttgcaactttaaagcccaagtgcttgaatttttcaagtactgtcttaatataatgagattgtgacaatgccagaccttgaggagtcttatggatcttaattcccagaattaaatcagcaactcccaagtctttcatatcaaacttgctattgagcatacgcttagtagcatttatgttggcaatgtcattactcattatcagcatatcatccacatataggcaaacaatgactatgtgatttggaacatttttaatgtacacacatttatcacattcatttatcttaaaaccatttgacaacattgtttggtcaaatttcgcatgccattgtttgggtgcttgttttagtccgtaaagagacttaacaagtctacataccttcttttctttacctggaaccacaaacccttcaggttgttccatgtaaatttcttcctccaactctccatttaataAGGCCGTCTTaatatccatttgatgaatttcaagaccatacactgcagctaatgctactaacatccctATGgatgtaattcttgtaactggagagtatgtatcaaagtagtctagaccttctcgttgtctataccctttgactacgagtcttgccttgaatttatcaatagtgtcatcatctttgatttttctcttaaaaatccatttagaacccaaaggtttatttccaggaggaagatcaaccaattcccatgtatggttgtttaatatggattctatttcactattgactgcctctttccaaaacaatgattccgaagaagtcatagcttctttaaatgtttgaggctcattctccaataagaaagtcacaaaatctggtccaaataaagtagacgttctttgacgtttactatgtcttggatcctcctgattacatgtaatttcttttgtttcttcccgaggtcgtttagatccttcaacaaacgactcacattcctttttatacggatatatatttttaaaaaactcagcattatctgattctataactgtattattatgaatgtcgggattttctgatttatgaaccagaaatcgagatgctttactatttgtcgcatatcctatgaaaacacaatcaatggttttcggtcctatctttacccttttgggtttaggaacttgcacttttgccaaacacccccacactttaaaataattcaagttgggcttccttcttttccatttttcatatggaatggattgtgttttgctatggggcactcgatttaatattcgattagccgtaagaatggcttcccccacaagttctgtggcaaaccagaacttatcaacaacgcattcatcatctcctttaatgtgcgattctttctttctgcaatcccattagattggggcgtgtaaggggctgttgtttgatgaataattccatattctaaacatatttcttcaaaaggagattcatattcaccacccatatcacttcttatcatttttactttcttgttaagttgcgtttcaactttatttttgtattgcctgaatgcgtctattgcttcatctttactattcagtaagcaaacatagcaatatcgagtaccatcgtcaataaaagttatgaaatacttctttccaccgcgagatggtattgacttcatgtcacaaatatctgtgtgaattaagtctaaaggatttaaattcctttcaactgacttataaggatgtttaacatacttagattccacacatgtttcacattttgatttttcgcattcaaacttaggcagtacttccaagttaatcatttttcgcaaggttttataattgacatgacccaaacgtatatgccataaatcatttgactcaagtaagtaagaagaagctgaaatattattattattttccacaaccattacatttagattgaaaaggccctcggtgaggtaaccttttcctacaaatatttcattcttacttatgacaaccttgttggacacaaaaacgcacttaaaaccatgcttaacaagaagtccagtagagactaaattctttctcatttcgggaacatgaaggacattgttcaaagtcatgaccttgccagaaatcattttcagaaatatctttccatatccttcaacttttgctgttgaagcatttcccatataaactgtctctccgggtccagcaggagcataagtagcaaaagcttctctaactgcacaaacatggcgagtggctcctgaatcaaaccaccacagtttaggatttcccaccaagttacattcagaaagcatggcacacaagttatcaacatcatcatggtttactaccatgtttgcttgaccccttttcttgtctttcttcggagcacgacactccgtagatttgtgtccggttttcccacagttgtagcagtttctactaaaccgcttcttgcttgggttgtatttcggaccagaagccttcttcttctttttgttatcttcaacaatatttgctcccattattgttgaatttccacggcctcttctttcagcagctttattgtcctcttcgattctcaaccgaacaatgagatcttcaagggacattttctttcgtttgtatttcaaataatttttgaagtccttccacaacggaggcaacttctcaatcattgctgttacttggaatgcttcgttgatgacaagaccttcggcaagtagatcatgaataatcacttgcaatttctggacttgggtaataacagacttgctatctaccaagttcggtagcaaatcacacttactgttgctttgtttgaagttaaaacaatgcagaacgaaggagtagaaactcagaaaatcgtatggaaatgctgagaggaaggagtgcaatgtatagccaaatctgttgacagctgctgcacatatatatagcagccagtgttgaagaagaccaaacgtccaccctcaatacacggattggaaaatatctgttataaatgcggataatcttacgttaatatttactattaacaaataaatttggtccaaaaaattaattaatcaatcgatctgaagccgaagccgaagccaaagccaaagccgtagccgaagccgagcgagcgacgacgacggcgcgaggcttgctttcttcttaactttttaagagctacaagaagagcaattatatatatacccaccaaaaatctcttcctcttccaatatgggataatgtctcattgtcaagagggaaaaacttaaaatttaactcaaaaatttcattttccctccatttcccattcaccctcattttaagtctatttcatcttaaaaatttAAAAACCTCAACAGCACCTGCACTCCACGCTACAAAATGCCCTATCACCCCTGTTCATGGAACAAGAGACCATTCCACGTTAAACTTTAACTAAATGCATATATTAatctaataaaaaaatatttacacaatcaaATTTGAGAATTCATTTAAACATGGTTTGACAATAATTAAAGAGTTTACTTTTGTAGCAGCATATAATTTTTCATACTATCAAATTAAGATGTCCAAGTTTTACATGTAAGTTGTAACCATCTAGAGTTATCCTAATTTAGTAActcaaaaatataataaattaaatgacATGTTATaatcaattaaaataaatttataGTGTAATTGTTTTTcattatcaatgtatataagttaAGTATATCTATAAAAAAAATGCTAATCCTTTTGTCTCATTTCATTgtgatatatttttctttttagtttatcCTAAAGAACCGCATTAATtgtttaatatttaaaaatattttaactttAAATTTCATATTTACTTTTAATGATATAATTTTGTACCCACAAAAATGACTAATTGCTTTACACCAACATATTAAAAAatcattcttttctttttaaatttcatGCCTCTCGTACAAGTTCACATAAAATGAGACCGGAGGGATTCTATCAATGTATTATAAATAGTTAAAATCACGTTAATAGTGTAAAAACAAATCTTGCAATCTTCtccaatcaaatcaccaaaaggGAATCTTTTTTAACTAACgaagtataaaaaaaaaaatgaaatataaAGCTGCTTACTTGTACATGTAGATGTCTTGGCCAGGTAAGAGCTTCTGCTTACAAAGAAAACAAGAATCAAGAAACCCACAATTAGTAGTGGCCATGGCTATGGCTGCAATAGAGTTTTGAGTGGAGAAAGGTGAGGATATTGTAATGGTAGGAGAAAAGGGTTTGATCGTCACAATACTGGCTTTGTTAACTATATTTGAAAAAGAAGATGTAGCACAAGTTGCAGTTGCATTAATAGCCACATTTGTTTTTGTCCCAATATTTTCATTGCCTTCGAGTACTACACTTAGTCCTACCATATCATTATGGCCTTTTTTAATAGCCCTATATATGCTTGAAGAAGGAAGATGTGGTGTGGTGACTGATTGATGGGAAAAAGCTCCTAAATATGACTAGTAGTGAAAGGGAAGAGTGAGGGTGGGGTAACAACTTATCCACATCGGAAGTTTACATCAATCCAATATATGTTTTTTTGAACATGATTATCGCTAAATTATAAAGTTAACtattatatattttcacattagtttattactccctctgtttcaaattagatgatacATTTCGCTTATCGAGAGTCAATTTGACTAAATTTTGAGTCTAAATTTGATTAGTTCaactcaatattttaaaattaaaattttaattttaagaaACTATACGAGAAATactataaattataatttttctcaTATCaattatgatatatatatatatatattttttaaaatattggtCAAACTTCACATAATTTGACTCTCGATAAATAAAATGTGTTATCTAAATTGAAACGAAAAAAATATTTAACTATGACAACTTAGTATGATTTGGCGTAAATATCCGTTGGGAGTAGGGGTGGGCGTCGGTCGGTTCGGTCAGTTATTATGAAAGTACGGTTCGATTTATCagttttgtaatattaataaccaaatcaaaccaaagtatttacggttCGGTGCGGTTTTTTCGAGGTTTGGTTCAGTTATTTCCGGTTTAGTTTTTCGGTTATTAACGGTTCAAAATTTTTATCTTAAATGTATCTTCTATTGTGCTTCAGGTGCAGGAATATTCTCAGGGATGTGTTCTGAAGCATGCACTATATCAGTTGGTTATGCAGCTGAAATTATTGGCTTTATTAGATCCAAAAGAGTTAAATCCCCACATAGTTTTTTATTCTATGCCTTAAAAGTTCTTAAGCCAGGTAGTGGCTCTAATTTCTACTCACGTCTCAGAAAGCAATCTGTTTTTCCGAAAATTTTGGGTATGAGTCCAAAATTTAGATTTTTCGGTTTAATCGAAAATTGAAACATCAAAATCGtagaaatttaataatttaaaaatcgcACACCAATCGAATAACCGTTTAAACCGAAAACAAAAAATTGAAATTCAcggttcggtcggtattatgcccacccttGATTGGGAGCCTAGCAACACAGAATTTAGAGTGTTATAGGTTCTAACTTGGAGTTGCCACGTTACACCATTTTTTTTTAACTCTCAGCTGGTACAGtaaaatcaataattatccaTTTCCCCCCTATAACATGCTTAGTTGCGATCAGAAATAATTATAGACCCCCCAAAAACGCATTCTATTATTATATGAAATAAGTCGACAAAGATAATCTTATATTATTAGAATATTTATCCAATCCTAGTCGAAAGAATGAATAACCTAAAATCTATAAATAGTGAGTAAATTGTCCATTTAATTTCTATAAATGATTCTATTAATTAAAACCATCTGCATTTAAAGCCTAACGAACTTTCACCTTTTTCTAGACACTAGCATGCAAGCAACTCTAATAAGAAAGTACGTAAGATTTATTTTTTCATCACCATTTTTCAATTTTGAATTACCAGTTTTGATACAAATCCAAACATATAACATTTGTAAATTTAGAATTTCAATACTagctttttaaaattttgaaaagaaaaaagttaAGTTCTCgtgattaggggtgtacatggaccgagttggttcgatttttatcaaaaccaaaccaactatatcggtttggattggttcgattttttcgaatttttcagttttaattttttattatatgaatattatttcaatcttacttcgTTAAAGCTatagataaaattttgataagtgaatatatgtttagtaaaagttaaaaaaactgacaaacatatgatctaataaaatattcttatgggagaatctttttagtaatacatgatagttattttcttagtcgtctaacaataatttttcgttgatgtacgcTTTCAAGGTTAATCTAATTtaactaaataatgatatgttctatttattttttaaaattatcgaACTACCATTTGAAATTCGAAAAAGGTATAAGAATTTAACAGattttgacatatgaatatgaaagaacaaatTAAGAGATTGGCGCACTTCAATAACACTTAATAAGAAAGTGATGGTACAACTCATTATTTAACGTAAATAAATATGGATGCACTTCATAgcctattaaatattacatcccatgaGAGAATCCCAAATATATTTAGatcttttctaattttttttatatatttatatattgggttggttcgagtttttttactcaataccaaacctaatcgggttttttaatcgatttagtttgacttttcgatttggtgTGGTTTTTGGATTCAGTTTGAACATCCCTACAATTGTAATAAcctggctggtcattttgagtgtattagccccgatcccctatttactattttttcc
This sequence is a window from Nicotiana tomentosiformis chromosome 5, ASM39032v3, whole genome shotgun sequence. Protein-coding genes within it:
- the LOC104094305 gene encoding FCS-Like Zinc finger 15-like codes for the protein MVGLSVVLEGNENIGTKTNVAINATATCATSSFSNIVNKASIVTIKPFSPTITISSPFSTQNSIAAIAMATTNCGFLDSCFLCKQKLLPGQDIYMYKGDRAFCSVECRCNQIFKDEEETTKVTGSSRRSTVYIIPFGKGMPSFSVLYVNTGYFVHRTTIYNLF